The Mytilus trossulus isolate FHL-02 chromosome 3, PNRI_Mtr1.1.1.hap1, whole genome shotgun sequence genome contains a region encoding:
- the LOC134710837 gene encoding uncharacterized protein LOC134710837 has translation MGWTFGSGPGCSNSKIGQFVNDTFIGDKIWKCDQGCNVAKKPVGTVFYYCTGANEVGSDAEKWEQGESRFQETFIGNGPFIISYTGAMWMNLDFGNPNGWNLQTTIDLRVRDDINSTNSSPITASKPLYTLQFSCYHELKLPMYDPDGDLVKCRWAIGRECESVCHALPSSSLDEDTCTLKFNTSTGSNYINDGWYAVALTIEDFPTKTIHVGNEQFNETKPMSTVPLQFLIHLVGKNSPCNWKPEFVSPTPLAGTKISISAGKSFTQKIYAANLANKKETVTKLSLTRPAGMVLKGPTNVPKRAGVVFWELSWTPTVNDKGNHIVCGMAEDSTGHTSDMRCITLIAWDATDPCNPNPCNKNQSCSRIGSSLKIECVCPKKTRLIGQVCIAGNEFFNKKIKK, from the exons ATGGGATGGACTTTCGGAAGTGGACCAGGATGTTCTAATAGTAAGATTGGACAGTTTGTTAACGATACATTTATAGGTGATAAAATCTGGAAATGTGATCAAGGTTGTAATGTGGCAAAGAAGCCAGTCGGTACTGTTTTCTATTATTGTACCGGCGCCAATGAAGTAGGTAGTGATGCTGAAAAATGGGAACAAGGAGAAAGTCGTTTTCAAGAGACATTCATTGGAAATGGACCTTTTATTATAAG TTATACTGGAGCGATGTGGATGAATTTAGATTTTGGTAATCCAAATGGATGGAATCTTCAAACAACAATAGATCTCAGAGTTAGAGACGATATAAACTCTACAAATTCCAGTCCAATAACTGCCAGTAAACCACTATATAC ATTACAGTTTTCTTGTTACCACGAGCTGAAACTTCCAATGTATGATCCCGATGGTGATCTGGTTAAATGTAGATGGGCCATTGGTAGAGAATGTGAAAGTGTGTGTCATGCCTTGCCATCTTCGAGTCTAGACGAG GACACTTGCACGTTAAAGTTCAACACTTCTACTGGAAGTAACTACATAAATGACGGTTGGTATGCTGTAGCACTCACGATTGAGGACTTTCCTACGAAAACGATACACGTTGGCAATGAACAATTCAATGAGACAAAACCTATGTCAACAGTTCCATTACAG TTTCTTATTCATCTGGTGGGGAAAAATTCACCGTGCAATTGGAAACCAGAATTTGTCTCGCCTACTCCTCTTGCGGGAACAAAAATCAGCATATCGGCTGGGAAATCATTTACACAGAAGATATACGCAGCAAACTtggcaaataaaaaagaaac CGTGACCAAACTTAGTCTAACCAGGCCTGCAGGAATGGTTTTGAAAGGTCCGACAAACGTTCCAAAAAGAGCTGGAGTCGTTTTCTGGGAATTGTCATGGACACCGACAGTAAATGACAAAGGGAATCACATTGTATGTGGCATGGCTGAAGACAGCACAgg GCATACAAGTGACATGAGATGCATAACACTGATAGCCTGGG ATGCAACAGATCCTTGCAACCCAAACCCGTGCAATAAAAATCAATCGTGTTCAAGAATTGGGTCATCATTAAAAATAGAATGTGTTTGTCCGAAGAAGACGAGATTGATTGGACAAGTATGCATCGCAGGTAATgagtttttcaataaaaaaataaaaaagtaa
- the LOC134709490 gene encoding salivary glue protein Sgs-3-like, with product MITTPMTTSKTTTMPSIISTTQPTTTRPTTTTTVVTNSTTMPTTTKTTKMTSTTTQRSTTTLASKTSTTTKSRKYPQTTTQKTTSHMRSTNIMKQVATVVNVFTKVIKATSSSIQIPSTISTSQNGDSVKLSKTSNVHKKTSGHICFKSEPVILLTTFFSILLFALGAVGGILGYKVIKTKNQLKVMDSSNESFNINSEK from the exons ATGATAACCACGCCTATGACAACTTCTAAGACCACGACCATGCCGTCGATAATATCAACTACTCAGCCGACTACAACCAGGCCAACAACGACCACAACTGTTGTAACGAATTCCACAACCATGCCAACGACCACCAAAACTACTAAAATGACCTCCACAACCACTCAACGGAGTACGACTACGCTAGCTTCAAAAACGTCGACAACTACAAAGAGTAGAAAGTATCCACAGACAACAACACAAAAGACCACATCACATATGAgatcaacaaatataatgaAACAGGTTGCGACGGTCGTAAATGTATTTACGAAAGTTATAAAAGCAACTTCATCATCCATACAAATACCGTCAACAATAAGTACATCACAAAATG gTGATTCTGTAAAACTGAGTAAAACGTCCAATGTACACAAGAAAACCTCAGGACATATCTGCTTCAAATCAGAACCAGTAATTTTATTAACAACATTCTTTTCTATTTTACTGTTTGCATTGGGAGCAGTTGGTGGAATATTGGGATATAAGGTGATCAAAACGAAAAATCAACTCAAAGTTATGGATTCATCAAACGAAAGTTTTAacataaattctgaaaaatga